In Helianthus annuus cultivar XRQ/B chromosome 9, HanXRQr2.0-SUNRISE, whole genome shotgun sequence, the following are encoded in one genomic region:
- the LOC110875634 gene encoding uncharacterized protein LOC110875634 has translation MPLSKCQNLHFKSRDVVEGHLYEKGFVEDYKVWYVHGESFRTQDMGRCSNPVLSQQVGQDNVEDVGEYTEYEETVMESMHQDPNENAKAFYTMLSQANQPLWPGSENANILSTVTRLLNWKSDCNVSDSAFDKLLLIIEDFLPDGAKLPRNFYETKKMLKLLELLSQLIHVCENHCMLFNGDNSDLNHCIVCNESRYKEKGNKVPKLAMTYMPVGPRLQRLFYSNTAQHMTWHADHHRQPGKMSHPSEGKAWNHFDSVFPDFAQEKRNIRLGLCTDGFNPNNTMGKDYSCWQVFIMVYNLPPWLALKERYIQLPVLIPGKKNLVHNLDVFLQPLVHELKQLFTDGIVTYDAHQRDNFQMKVILIWTISDFPAYAMLSRWSTHGVTP, from the coding sequence ATGCCCTTGTCCAAATGCCAAAATCTCCATTTCAAGAGCAGAGATGTGGTTGAGGGTCACTTATATGAAAAAGGGTTCGTGGAAGATTATAAGGTATGGTATGTGCATGGCGAGTCATTTCGTACACAAGACATGGGTCGATGTTCAAACCCAGTATTGTCTCAACAAGTCGGTCAAGACAATGTTGAAGATGTTGGTGAATATACCGAATACGAGGAGACGGTTATGGAAAGCATGCACCAAGACCCAAATGAAAATGCCAAGGCATTTTATACCATGTTAAGTCAAGCCAATCAGCCTTTGTGGCCGGGTTCTGAAAATGCTAACATACTCTCTACCGTTACGAGGTTATTGAACTGGAAATCAGATTGTAATGTCTCCGACTCTGCATTCGATAAACTACTACTGATCATTGAAGATTTTCTACCAGACGGTGCAAAGCTACCTAGAAACTTTTATGAGACCAAGAAGATGTTGAAGCTACTAGAGTTGTTGTCACAGCTGATTCATGTATGCGAAAACCATTGCATGCTATTCAATGGAGATAATTCTGATTTGAATCATTGTATAGTATGCAATGAAAGTAGATACAAGGAAAAAGGAAACAAGGTGCCTAAGTTGGCGATGACCTACATGCCTGTTGGACCAAGACTTCAAAGACTATTCTATTCAAATACGGCCCAACATATGACTTGGCATGCAGATCATCATAGGCAACCCGGAAAGATGAGTCATCCTAGTGAAGGTAAGGCATGGAACCATTTTGACTCGGTGTTTCCTGATTTTGCACAAGAAAAACGCAATATTCGTCTTGGGTTGTGTACTGATGGGTTCAATCCAAATAATACAATGGGGAAAGATTATTCATGTTGGCAGGTGTTTATTATGGTTTACAACCTACCTCCTTGGTTGGCCTTGAAAGAGCGATACATACAACTTCCTGTGCTCATTCCTGGGAAAAAGAATCTCGTACACAATTTGGATGTTTTTCTACAACCTTTAGTACATGAGCTAAAACAATTGTTCACAGATGGCATTGTAACTTATGATGCCCATCAAAGGGACAATTTCCAAATGAAGGTCATACTAATATGGACAATTAGTGACTTCCCTGCTTATGCGATGTTGTCCAGATGGAGCACACacggtgtcacaccctga